The proteins below come from a single Corylus avellana chromosome ca3, CavTom2PMs-1.0 genomic window:
- the LOC132175309 gene encoding E3 ubiquitin-protein ligase RGLG2-like — MGGIISKRESPRQASSRSSDSYSWNHHSYPQSPHPQSTYPQPSQDYMPHQHFAPPPPPQTYGGGQAPESRRRLERKYSKIDDDYNSLEQVTEALARAGLESSNLIVGIDFTKSNEWTGARSFHRKSLHHIGNEQNPYEQAISIIGKTLSSFDEDNLIPCYGFGDASTHDQEVFSFYSDERFCNGFEEVLRRYRELVPHLRLAGPTSFAPIIEMAVTIVEQSGGQYHVLLIIADGQVTRSVDTERGQLSPQERKTVDAIVKASEYPLSIVLVGVGDGPWEMMRQFDDNIPARAFDNFQFVNFTEIMSKNMDRPRKEAEFSLAALMEIPSQYKATLELNLLGVSRGNAVDRVSLPPPMYGAASFNAKKPSHSSSFRPSAPSSGGPRTVGGSAAPSSHASDNHLCPICLANPKDMAFGCGHQTCCECGEDLESCPICRSIIQTRIKLY; from the exons ATGGGTGGAATTATTTCAAAGCGGGAAAGTCCTAGACAGGCTTCATCTAGATCATCTGATTCATACTCATGGAATCATCACAGTTATCCACAGTCGCCACATCCACAGTCAACATATCCACAACCAAGCCAGGACTACATGCCACATCAGCATTTtgcacctccacctccacctcaaACCTATGGTGGTGGTCAGGCCCCGGAGTCAAGAAGGAGGTTAGAGAGGAAGTATTCAAAGATAGATGATGATTATAATAGCCTGGAGCAG GTTACTGAAGCATTGGCACGTGCTGGGCTGGAATCTTCCAATCTTATTGTTGGTATTGACTTCACAAAGAGCAATGAGTGGACAG GAGCAAGGTCCTTCCACCGGAAAAGTTTGCATCACATTGGAAATGAACAAAATCCCTACGAGCAGGCAATATCTATTATTGGAAAAACATTATCCTCGTTTGATGAGGATAACTTGATTCCCTGTTATGGATTTGGAGATG CATCAACGCATGATCAAGAGGTTTTCAGTTTCTATTCAGATGAGCGATTTTGTAATGGATTTGAAGAAGTATTGAGACGATATAGAGAATTGGTCCCTCATCTACGACTTGCAG GGCCAACATCATTTGCCCCTATCATTGAAATGGCTGTCACTATTGTTGAGCAAAGTGGTGGCCAGTATCATGTGTTACTGATAATAGCTGATGGGCAG GTGACAAGAAGTGTTGATACTGAGCGTGGCCAACTAAGCCCACAGGAAAGGAAAACTGTTGATGCAATTGTGAAAGCGAG TGAGTACCCTTTGTCAATTGTATTAGTTGGGGTTGGAGATGGGCCATGGGAGATGATGAGACAATTTGATGATAACATCCCTGCTCGTGCCTTTGATAATTTCCAG TTTGTGAATTTTACCGAAATAATGTCAAAGAACATGGACCGACCCAGAAAAGAAGCAGAATTTTCTCTTGCAGCCTTGATGGAAATACCATCACAGTACAAAGCAACATTAGAGCTTAATTTATTGGG TGTTAGTAGGGGGAATGCTGTAGACAGGGTTTCTCTTCCTCCACCTATGTATGGTGCAGCTTCTTTCAACGCCAAAAAACCTTCACATTCAAGCAGTTTTCGTCCGAGTGCACCCTCTTCTGGTGGACCTCGTACAGTTGGTGGCTCGGCTGCTCCTTCAAGTCATGCTTCTGATAATCAT CTTTGTCCCATTTGCCTTGCCAATCCAAAAGACATGGCGTTTGGTTGTGGGCATCAG ACATGTTGCGAATGCGGAGAAGATCTCGAGTCATGCCCCATTTGCCGGAGCATCATTCAGACCAGAATAAAGCTGTACTAA
- the LOC132175329 gene encoding cytochrome P450 71A9-like has translation MSSQIFLVPFFVFLTPILFFLLIKQRKTLADQAKRLPPGPTKLPLIGNLHQLGDFPHRSFQHLSDKHGPLMFLQLGSIPTLVISSAGMAREIFKTHDRIFSGRPVLFAAKKFSYNNSTMSFAPYGEYWREIRKLVILEILSARRVQTFQIVREEEVALMIDSVAVSFNPVNLSELTLLLTNNIVCRAAFGKIYDGGQGGVYDIIRESQELLGGFCIADFFPWMGWLNKFNGLETRLEKNFRKLDELYENVIEEHLDPTRPEPEHEDLVDVLLRLQKDSNQAIALDNEKIKAVLTDMFFAGTDTSSTILVWIMAELIRNPSVMQRAQDEVREAVKGKAKVEESDLQKLMYLKLVVKEGFRLHPPVPLLLPRETSESCTIEGYHIPAKTRVFVNARSIGRNPEYWKNPNEFQPERFLDSSIDFRGQHFELLPFGAGRRGCPGINFAVQIVELALANLLLRFDWELPHGLRREDLDMEEAFGLTVHKKLPLCLVAKPL, from the exons ATGAGCTCTCAAATTTTCTTGGTGcccttctttgtttttcttacacccattttgttttttttattgatcaAGCAAAGGAAGACGCTTGCTGATCAAGCAAAGAGGCTCCCTCCTGGTCCTACCAAGCTGCCTCTTATAGGCAACCTCCACCAGCTTGGTGACTTCCCACATCGATCATTTCAACACCTTTCTGATAAACATGGACCACTCATGTTCTTGCAACTAGGCTCAATACCCACTTTAGTAATCTCCTCTGCCGGCATGGCAAGAGAGATTTTCAAAACGCATGATCGTATTTTTTCAGGCAGGCCTGTACTATTTGCTGCAAAGAAGTTTAGTTATAATAATTCTACAATGTCGTTTGCTCCCTATGGAGAGTATTGGAGGGAGATCAGGAAGCTTGTAATCTTGGAAATACTCAGCGCAAGGAGGGTCCAAACATTCCAGATTGTGAGGGAAGAAGAGGTTGCACTTATGATTGACTCTGTAGCTGTTTCTTTTAATCCTGTCAATCTAAGTGAATTGACACTTTTGCTGACAAACAACATCGTTTGCCGGGCTGCTTTTGGTAAGATTTATGATGGTGGCCAAGGAGGAGTTTATGATATTATTCGTGAATCACAAGAATTATTGGGAGGATTCTGCATTGCAGACTTCTTTCCATGGATGGGGTGGCTAAACAAGTTCAATGGTCTTGAAACAAGGCTAGAAAAGAATTTCAGAAAATTGGATGAGTTGTATGAAAATGTGATTGAAGAGCACCTTGATCCAACAAGGCCTGAACCTGAGCATGAAGATCTTGTTGATGTACTGCTCCGACTTCAGAAGGATTCCAATCAGGCTATTGCCCTCGATAATGAAAAAATCAAAGCTGTTCTCACT GACATGTTCTTTGCAGGTACTGACACATCTTCAACCATACTAGTATGGATAATGGCTGAGCTGATAAGGAATCCATCTGTAATGCAAAGAGCACAAGATGAGGTAAGAGAAGCTGTGAAGGGAAAAGCAAAGGTGGAAGAAAGTGACCTCCAGAAACTCATGTACCTAAAGCTAGTTGTGAAGGAGGGATTCAGGCTTCATCCACCAGTCCCATTACTTCTTCCAAGGGAAACTAGTGAGAGTTGCACGATTGAAGGGTACCATATCCCTGCAAAAACAAGGGTGTTTGTCAATGCAAGATCAATAGGAAGGAATCCAGAGTATTGGAAGAATCCAAATGAGTTCCAACCAGAGAGATTCTTGGATAGCTCGATTGACTTTAGAGGACAACACTTCGAGTTGTTGCCATTTGGGGCTGGGCGTAGGGGTTGTCCTGGGATAAACTTTGCAGTCCAGATAGTTGAGCTTGCACTAGCAAATCTCCTGCTTCGTTTTGATTGGGAACTTCCTCATGGATTGAGAAGAGAAGATCTTGATATGGAAGAAGCTTTTGGGCTTACAGTGCACAAAAAGCTTCCTCTTTGCCTCGTAGCTAAGCCTTTGTAA